Part of the Tenebrio molitor chromosome 4, icTenMoli1.1, whole genome shotgun sequence genome, ttttttttgacacaatTATTCTCCAAGTTATAAAGGAACAATCAAAGATGAATGCGTCagcaaaaaaacaacaaaataaaaattatattatttttattacattcgtcAAAATGCAACTAAGATTTTGTTAACACACTTTGTGGCTTCGCTTGTGTTTCTTTTTCTTCAGCACTTTCCACACATTTTTGCCACCTGAAGAACCAACAGATCGTCTCTCACGTGGTTCATTTGGCGTCGCTTACGCCATTCAGTACACGATTTTGTTCCAGTTCTTGACATTGACGTCGTTCTTCATATGCGACAACGCCCGACAAGAAGCAGAGAAACTCGTCGCTCTGTCGTACAAGTTGCGTTGGTCGCAAGCCCTGGGCCAGGCCCGCAAGCAAGAACTGTACGAATTGACCAACTTGATCCTGAACAACATGCCCAAGTTTAGCGGAGCGAATTTTTTCGACATCGAAAAAGCGACGCTGCTCAACATTTTGGCATCAGTGGGCAGCACGCTCGTCCTCCTCGTgcaattttctgacaaataGTTGTTCGTGTCCGGACTCGGTTGTGATTTTCTGCGGGATAAACCCATCGATCGGTGCGAACTGACGTAAATTGTATTACACACTTCTCTCTTCTGCCTGCGAAGCTTCAGATGATTACGTTCGGTAAAACCGCTGTGCGTTGCGGTTTGAATGTTTATGTTGTTTGTGAAGCAACTGGGAGGTGGGAGACCTTGTCTCGACTAAGATGCGAGCGAGGTCGGGAAGAGTTTAATTTGGTGCGATCATTGCTTCTCAAAACTATAAAAGGTTTTTTTCGAGGGATACAACGGACGTCAAAGGATTGACTAATGGGCGATGGCGTGTGTGGTTAAAAAATACCTGGGTCGAAATTCTGCGAACAAATTAAGGAATTTCTGCACACTAAAGGTACGCTAGTGGGAAAGTTTTGGAGCAGACGTTGCTTAAATATTTCCTATGTCTAGCTTGGTAGGCcgagattaattttttatgatgCCACCAAGATGTCCGGGTCACACTCCGTTGGAGTTTTTGCAGAAATAAAATGTACCAGtcgtaaaaattattaaacggTAGAAAAAGCTTGCTCCCGGTTAATGAAGAGTCGACAATTGACGGATCGATTGATTAATTGTCAATTGTGTATCAACAACTTTTTTGcaataacattttctaaatgaaacaaaaaaaaaaaacgttttgaCGGTTATTTTATAAGCGGAACGGATAACGAATGGGGCACCGCAGCTTCGATaaaaagagaattaaaagCACGTAGATTTTTTGCGTCCTTGAATTGTGGATTACATGTCCGAGCGATAATGGCCAAGTTcttctaaaaattaaattgctcGCGAATTGAATtgactttaattttttatctaatcccgtgggataaatgacacttatcccactcatttgagtggaataaggaacttcattaccggacgcatttcattactccactcagtgggataagtgagcttcattaccccactcagtgggataagtaagttattattccactgagtggtgtaatgaaactggcggaaataaataatatttaccttttttttaaattcggggcggtcttagataaaattttgtacataacacgtggcctaaagcatattacaggaaactcgtgtgattacagtgaactcgggctaacgccctcgtcatctgcaatcttcacactcgaatcctgtaatattgcttttatcccactaattgtgtaaataactattgttcgACATTGTCAGaaattgagaattttctcctgtgtgaacggattttgataaatttgacaacttgtcaaaacgaaacgtcaagcttattttaaagattttcagcgattttgAGCCTTTGGggagctcgtcgaacaaaaaaaccttgtattcaactcgttcttgtgtaatttgggctttttttttggcactcgtagacctttaaaactctcgtttcactcatgccaaaaaagcccaaattacacacgaactcgttaaataaactactataatCTGTCAAGATGGTGCTTCTGTTGTTGAACCATTGCttctttattttgaagacTAGAATCTTTTTCTATCTgtctttcttcaaaatatgAAGACACGAATTGTCAagtattcaaaatattttgcggTTTTCATAAAAGCGTGCCATGTATTCCttgtaaacattttcttcttgATGTTATCTTCACATTCAATGAATCGTGAACGATCGAGCAAGGGAacgttgtttttatttaaaaaatatccttCACGATTAACGTATCTCGTGGTCACTGCAGATTTATGTGATGCAATTATAGGTGTATTTCACTCTTACGTAATTTTGTAGGAAAATAAAAGCcgctaaaaaatttatttgtgaaGATTTCTGTAATTGGTAAACACTTCGATGAGTTCTGTTACTACACCGATCTCACTAACTTCAACTTAAAATAtggaaacaaaaaacacaacaGCAATAAAAATGCGCTAAGAACCAAACCTCGCCGGACTATTtgattttgtagtttttagAGGTGTCCGCGAATCGACAGTGACAGCGTGTAGCGTGTTTTTCacatgtttttatattatcgTCTATACTTACtgtatgaaaaaaaaaacagttcttttcagaactaTTTAATTATCGGGGATTTTCGTTACATGTGTAgtacttttcaaaataaaatttagaagattgttatttttgacgactttttaatttttgaattgacttgaaaaaaaatagcatattattcaacgagcgagccgaaggcgagtggCGTAATTTTTCCGAGCGAGACTAAGATATAGACGTACTTGAAGGGCTATTACTTCACCATCACTGCACGTATGAAGTGTGGTCAACTCTCCTGTGGATTTACTGGCTACAATGAGAcgttttttacaaattaaaaacttatatttttaacacaattatgtaacaataaaacatttccTGTAACGGGTATGTAAGTACAAACGAATCGATTCCATTCTGCTacctgaaataaaaatgttgtgctGGCTCCTTCAGAATTAATAGATGCGTTAGTAactgtttcaataaaaaaattccataTTTACGTAAAACGCATTGCCCAGTgcatattacaaaaaaatatttcgttatGAGTGTCACGTATTAACAATTGAAACTAGGAAAAGTACAAGTTTGGCAACAAAATCgatcactttttttaacagaACGCGTTGAATATACTTCCACACGCAAGACTTACGACACCACAATTATTTACTTTCTGGAAGCACTAAGACACTGACATCAGTCGGGCATTTCGATTGAAATAATCGGCAAAACGGGCTTAAGCAAGTCGGCTTTTTTCAAATTAGACGGATCGCTCTTCTCGCTTTGTTGCTGCAGTTCGACGCCGTTGGTGCGTCTCTCGCTGTGATAGGCGATGTTGGCGTACTCCTGCAACAGGGGGCAAGCCCCCAACACGAAGGCGCAGAAGTCTTTCCGCATTCCGAACCACCCTGCAAGCAAAACGGCGATTGAAAAATTTTCGAGGTTATGTCGTTGACGTTTCTCCAAAGCGCCACCTGGTGGAATGTTAGCGAAACTTACATCGGTTGCCCCCCTTGGCACTGAACGACATTAAAATTAGCGTCGTGAACGAGATAAACAGCGGACTGACGACGGCGGTGTACGACATCCGTATCTCTTCGTCTAATTTATTTGCTAGTAATACCTGAAAATTGCACAATAGAGTAGGCACAGTGCGATACTCGTCACTCACTTGAAATATTAATATAGGAATAACTAAAAACGTGTAACCTAAGGCCGACTTAAAACTAGATCGTCTTTGTTGAGCATTAACTTCTGGAGTTCGTAGTAAAATCGCCGCGAAAATAATCGTATATAAAACACCGACTAACGACAAACACATCACTATCCACAGAGGAACGAACACGACCTCCCATGACCAGCTGATGAAGCCGTCGAGGCGCAACGCTAGGAAAATGAACTGCAGGACGTTGACTGCGCAGAACAACTCCAACTGAAACCGTCAAGCGTTAACGATTTTTTCGCAAAACGAATTCTCTCCACTGACCTCAAACGACCTGTCGTGTTTTACAGCCCAGATGCACACGGCTATGCTTACTATAGATATGAAAATCAACGGTATAAAAACCAGAATCCACAGATGTCTGTTGGACTCCAGCTTATCACATACGAGCAATTCGAACATTAGTAATATCAAATGTAAAGCTAAGGATATCAACATCGACTTGTAGTGGATGTACGCTTCACAGTCCAGCCTGAAATGCGGGTATCTCCACCACACATAACTTCCAACTGTGGCACCAACGATCACCAGCACTTTCCATATCCAGATGGGGGCGAATACGCACCAGAAAGACCACGTTACGTAATTATCGAGTCTTATAGCAAAAAGAGCTGTGAAAATTAATAGGCACGTGTGCACCACAAATTTACtgcaaacgaaaaaatttgtgTCAAagagtgaggttaggtttttgttgttgttgggtAATGGCACGAGAGTGCGGGCGATTGATTTATTGGGACAAGAAAGGGGCTTACCTTGGGTTAAAGTCTTGGAAAAGTgtttgtaaattcatttttgtacagttatttacaaactttttgttttggaTATCATCTTGACAGTTGACCCTGGCAGTATTGCCAACCGCAGCCGAGtaacaaaattcaaagtgaaaaattaaaatgcatcgattttttcgttttctagATGCATTTAATCAgtcaaatatgtcaaaaaTGTGGTAGAGAAATTGAAATCACTCATAGACCGTTGCCACCACAAGTATCTGCGATATCTGGTGTTCTCTGAATAATATTCAATTGACATCTCACGAGTTTAGAACTTtctccatttaaaaaacattatacAACAGTCTAAATTATACTGATCAAAATGCAATTAATTATAGTGCACAGTGATTatattgataataaaaaaaataggtactTTTTTTGGCTTCTGCAAGAAACAGATTAATTTTATCTTCTTCGATTTAGATCTATTCGGTTGGTATAAAACGAGTAAAAACATCAAACacactttattaaaaacatatataAACCAGTACAAAATACGTTTTAGAGCTTTAAATTAATGATAAAAAGTTCAAAATAAATAGGCAAGATTGAATTAAGTACCACTATAAGTTGGTTTGCGCGAACTTGACTCTTTTTGTGTTTTCTTCGACACCGTTGTTGTCGGTGTCGCTCAGGTGCCCGTCGAGACTTTGCACGATCGAACTGGTGAAGCTAAACCTGTCCGATTCCGACACCTCGTCCGTACAAATCGACGGACTGACGACCGAACTGGCGTCGTCGCAATCCATCAGTTTCCTCCCTTCCAACAGCTTGACCTTGCTGTCGTGGTAGACGTAGATCCCCGCCTTGTTCCTCCCCAAATACCTCATCTTCTTCAGGTCGACCGTTGTGCTCGAGCTGCTATCGTCCAGCTTCCTGATCTCGACGCTCGAAAAGTAGATGATGTAGAGGTATGGCTTGACGAAGTGGAACCCGACCGGGACGTGACTCGTCTCGACCTGCTGGGCGCGCGAGCACCGTCCGTACTCGTCGACGAAGACCGAAAACTCGCTGAAGCACAGCTGGAACTCTTTGGGGTCGTCCGAGACTTGCAGTATCGCCAGCGGGAACGACCGCATCTTGTAACTCTTGACGGCGTGCTGCAAGTTGGCGTCCGAGCCGTCGATGAACTCCTCGGCCCTGAAGCTATCCACGTCGATCTCGAAGAACTTGTCCGCGCCCACGATGAGGGAGTGCTCGGTGAAGAGAGCGCAGCCCAGGGGCTCCGCCGTGTCCATGATCCTCAACGGGACAAAGTCGTCGCCGTCGAGGTCGTACTTGACGATCACCAGTTGCTTGGAGGTGGCGGCGCAGAACATCTGGTGTTTGGGGAAGGTCGAGGCGTGGAGGTAGTGGAAGCCGGTCAGGTTCTTGACGGTGATGTCCTTGTAGGTCAGGGCGGGTTTGGTGCAGGGGGCGCACTGGGCCAAGTTGATCAGGTGGTTCAAGTCGCAGGAGATGAGCACGCTGCTGTGGCCGACGATCATCACCACCACGTTCGATTCGGGGATGATGCAGATGTAATGGACTTCGGTGGGGCCATCGATGTGGAGGAGCGAGTCGTGGTAAGAGTGGAGGCCTTGGTCGGTGCCCAACACTTTGATGTGTTTGCTGATGTCGAGGACGCAGTTCACGTACAAGTGTTCCGGAATTGAGATCAACGATTCGATGTGGTACTTGTCCGAGTCCTCGTCGGAGAGGTTTTGTAAAGCTGCGAGGAtagaatgttttattttaaatttgccgaAGGGGTACGAGAAGCCGCTACATTTGACCAACTCCTGCCGAGCTTCCCTAAGTTTTACACTTGCGACCGTAACTATTCTACTTTCTTTGAAGCGTTCATCCATCAGTCGAAAGCACAATAATACATATAATACATCGACACAGGAGGAACTTATTATATTAATTCGGCTGTTTTTTACGAAACTTtggttttcacaaaaaatacaaaaagatCAGTGCAGTTATGAAATGTAACAGCGCTAATGCTGTTGTGTAAAAcatcaaatatgtatttaataattaaaaaccaGAACTACGATTTATTTATAGAAATGTATAATGAACTTTTTTTCGTTCggtaaaatgtttgaaaatcggccatttttgttacaaaatgtAGATTTTTTAAGGGATTTTAGTTTTTACACCAACATCAACAGCTAGCACAAAAGACAAATTGGATAATTTTGATGATCACCATGAATATTGtactaattttaattgtttctcACACTTCGATaagatgttttatttttaattaaattttctgtcATTTAATTTTGGTGACATTTATATTACTACCACTACACTTTTTAAGTTGGCCATACTGACTGCTGTCATTGTTAATTTCTTTgcaatacataattaattttttaccatTATTGTCAACGTTTTTCGTGGATTTtggtatgtattttaatttatttgatatAAACTTTAAACTATAACTTTATCGCTTGATCCCGTTTGACGATCAAGTCCCTGATCTCACTTTTATCGTCAAAATACTGCAATTGCAAAATTTCACCGATAAAGATCatcaaaaaacataaaataaatggaCTGGCGTTTATGATTACAGATCAATTTAGGACGacttatcaataaaaaaaggtAACACCGCATCGAGGccagatttttatttcatcattATGGATATTTCAAATCAAATAATGATAACTcctattttatgaaaattattcAGGAAATTAGAAAGCAACCAAATATTTACCTAATCAAAGTAAACtatgaatttttattattaaaattgtcttctcatCAACTCATGATCCAAATTCTGAAGAATTTTATCGCTtaacgtggtttttttcgatcAAAATCGTCAGACcagtaaacaaattaatattgttCAACGTAACGTTTTAAACTCACCACGCACACAACAAATGGTGGTGAGAAAATCCCCAACACCTGAAGCGcgctttttgaattttttcttccAGTAAATTGACCCACCGCTCTCAACACACCACAAAATTGTCTTTTACACAAAAAGCGTTTAATTTTTGTGCACACAAACCGTTGGCACATCTTGTCGTGAAAAACTTACCTTTGTACCACTTGTCCCTGTCGACAATCGACAACGCCATCAACACCAGCGACACCTGCGGCCAACAATCCGTCGACATCTCGACCTTCAAGATAAAAGGAAGATCGCTGCTCGCCACATTGACTCCTATCTCCGACGGCAACGGCTCCAACACGACTTTCTTCTTGCATTCGGGCAACTTCATCTCGAACGACTGCACCAAACTGTTGCTATCTTTGGTCGAACTCTTGTAGATGGCCAATCGGGAGTCGGTCAAGCACGCGTACAGCTTGTCCCACGTGTTGTTTTTGCTGTAGAAAAACGCATCGAATCGCGACAAAAATTCAGCATTTCACTCCGCTCACCTCAAAACCTTGACCCACCCTTCCTGGTTGACGCAACCTTCCGAAGCGTTCGCACCCCCCGCGTTCAACCCGCTCAGGCTGTTCTTGAAGTGTTGCGCGTACGCTTGCGGCAAGCCGCACGTGGTCCTGACGGAATCGACGCAACCCGTGTGGACGCAAATTTTGCATTCAGTGCAGACGTTCACGTCGCGTCCCAGCGTGATCTGACCGCCGCAGTGGTCGCATCTTGCCAAAATTTTGCACAGTTTGCTCGCAAACCTGCAACGAAGCGTCAACAACTGTATTTCTTGCCGTCCAAACAAATCACCTGTGAGGAATGTTGTGGTACATCCGCCGCACTGAACTCTGCTTGAA contains:
- the LOC138128946 gene encoding transmembrane protein 185B produces the protein MNLQTLFQDFNPSKFVVHTCLLIFTALFAIRLDNYVTWSFWCVFAPIWIWKVLVIVGATVGSYVWWRYPHFRLDCEAYIHYKSMLISLALHLILLMFELLVCDKLESNRHLWILVFIPLIFISIVSIAVCIWAVKHDRSFELELFCAVNVLQFIFLALRLDGFISWSWEVVFVPLWIVMCLSLVGVLYTIIFAAILLRTPEVNAQQRRSSFKSALGYTFLVIPILIFQVLLANKLDEEIRMSYTAVVSPLFISFTTLILMSFSAKGGNRWWFGMRKDFCAFVLGACPLLQEYANIAYHSERRTNGVELQQQSEKSDPSNLKKADLLKPVLPIISIEMPD